The Staphylococcus sp. KG4-3 genome has a window encoding:
- a CDS encoding SRPBCC family protein — translation MNIIKGMTVVEWEIVNLNIEFKVNASVEKVFEAWTEPKIFKQWLYTSKETNKVAQNQFEINGEWEIVDERGDKTYRATGIYMDIVKPYKLMYSFKMPQFNDLEDIITVEFIDLENETQVKFNQGLKVPLNDTINKQSYEQSKEATKKQTEEGYNEMFEQLKQILA, via the coding sequence ATGAATATTATTAAGGGGATGACTGTTGTGGAGTGGGAAATCGTAAATTTAAATATAGAATTTAAAGTGAACGCTTCGGTTGAAAAAGTGTTTGAGGCATGGACAGAACCAAAGATTTTCAAGCAATGGTTGTATACCTCTAAAGAAACAAATAAAGTCGCACAGAACCAGTTTGAAATTAATGGTGAGTGGGAGATAGTTGATGAAAGAGGAGATAAAACATATAGAGCGACAGGTATATATATGGATATTGTAAAACCATATAAATTAATGTACTCATTTAAAATGCCTCAATTTAATGATTTAGAAGATATCATAACCGTTGAGTTTATAGATTTAGAAAATGAAACACAGGTTAAATTTAATCAAGGTTTAAAAGTGCCTTTAAACGACACAATTAACAAGCAATCATACGAACAATCAAAGGAAGCTACTAAAAAGCAAACAGAAGAAGGATATAATGAAATGTTTGAACAACTAAAGCAAATACTTGCTTAA
- a CDS encoding MFS transporter: MNNSSSILGMPRQIIWGYIGIIVFMMGDGLEIGWLSPWLHGHGFSVQETSLLFSAYGVTVAIASWLSGVFAEALGGKRTMLLGLFFYIIGTIFFVGFAIPSQNLSLMLPAYALRGLGYPLFAYSFLVWISYRSEQKTLGAAVGWFWFVFTGGLNVLGALYSIWAIEYLGHINTLWSSLIWVVLGGIFTIILNKDTLPASQGSALEKLKEVFKGVTIVAEEPKVLLGGIVRVINTTAQFAFPVFLPIYLSSFGIPTSKWLAVWSTIFVGNILFNLIFGVVGDKIGWRNTVMYFGGIGSGISVLLMGYVPIWTDGNLALLTIVGFCWGAFIAAYVPLSALVPSLVKKDKGAALSVLNLGAGLPVFVGPMIVYLFIGSIDAIGVIWVLAILYFISTFLTYFIKMPKHMQNGEYTA, translated from the coding sequence ATGAATAATTCAAGTTCTATTCTAGGTATGCCTCGACAAATTATTTGGGGTTATATTGGTATCATCGTTTTTATGATGGGTGACGGCTTAGAGATTGGTTGGCTAAGCCCTTGGCTACATGGACATGGTTTCTCTGTTCAAGAAACAAGTTTACTCTTCTCTGCATATGGTGTAACAGTTGCTATAGCAAGTTGGCTCAGTGGTGTATTTGCAGAAGCACTTGGCGGTAAACGTACCATGCTATTAGGCTTATTCTTCTACATTATCGGTACAATTTTCTTTGTTGGCTTTGCAATTCCATCTCAAAACTTATCATTAATGTTGCCAGCATATGCATTAAGAGGGTTGGGTTATCCGTTATTTGCTTATTCATTCTTAGTATGGATATCTTATCGTTCCGAACAAAAGACACTCGGCGCAGCAGTTGGATGGTTTTGGTTTGTCTTCACAGGCGGCTTAAACGTTCTTGGCGCTCTCTATTCTATTTGGGCAATCGAATATTTAGGGCATATAAATACATTATGGAGCTCATTAATATGGGTTGTTCTAGGGGGCATCTTTACTATAATATTAAATAAAGATACACTACCTGCAAGCCAAGGTAGTGCTTTAGAAAAACTTAAAGAAGTATTTAAAGGTGTAACTATTGTTGCCGAAGAACCAAAAGTGTTATTAGGTGGTATTGTTCGTGTAATTAATACGACGGCACAATTCGCGTTTCCAGTTTTTTTACCTATCTATTTATCATCTTTTGGTATTCCGACCTCTAAATGGCTAGCAGTATGGTCCACTATTTTTGTTGGTAATATCTTGTTTAACCTTATCTTTGGTGTTGTTGGGGACAAGATTGGTTGGCGTAATACTGTAATGTATTTCGGTGGCATTGGAAGCGGTATTTCAGTACTATTGATGGGTTATGTTCCTATTTGGACAGATGGCAATTTAGCTTTATTAACAATTGTTGGTTTCTGTTGGGGCGCGTTTATTGCAGCATATGTACCACTATCTGCATTAGTACCTTCCCTTGTTAAAAAAGATAAGGGCGCAGCTTTATCCGTGCTTAACTTAGGTGCTGGTTTACCTGTATTTGTCGGTCCAATGATTGTTTATCTATTCATCGGTAGTATAGACGCAATCGGCGTGATTTGGGTCCTTGCCATTTTATACTTTATCAGTACATTCCTGACTTATTTTATTAAAATGCCAAAACATATGCAAAATGGTGAATATACCGCATAA
- a CDS encoding ribulokinase: MSYSIGIDFGTGSGRAFLINTENGKIEEQYIKNYTHGTIEGELGGEKLPQSFALQNANDYMEIIETGIPAIIERTNISVSEIVGIGIDFTSSTVIFVDEQMEPIHNRAGFQNNPHAYVKLWKHHGAQDEADLLFKTALEAKNRWLGYYGFNVSSEWMIPKIMEVNNKAPEVMDVTANIMEAGDWIVNRLTGQNVRSNCGLGFKSFWETETGFHYDLFDKVDSNLSDIVRTKVDAPIVSIGDSVGTLCKEMAEKLGLSPDTQVSPFIIDAHASLLGIGSEKDKEMTMVMGTSTCHLMLNKEQHKVPGISGSVKGAIIPDLYAYEAGQTAVGDLFEYVAKQAPYDYVKTAKLRGISIFDLLNEKAAQLYPGESGLIALDWHNGNRSVLSDSNLKGSLFGMSLQTRHEEIYRAYLEATAFGAKMIMQQYQGWQMEVDHVFACGGIPKKNGLLMEIYANILNKKITVIDSEYAPAIGAAILGSICGGAHPDFNSAIKAMKEPVLYQVEPDPQQVRIYKKLFSAYKELHDLHGYKKARIMRNVSALM; this comes from the coding sequence ATGAGTTACAGCATAGGCATTGATTTTGGTACAGGTTCAGGTAGAGCATTTTTAATTAATACTGAAAATGGAAAAATTGAAGAACAATATATAAAAAACTATACACATGGCACAATAGAAGGTGAGTTGGGTGGAGAGAAACTACCCCAAAGCTTTGCGCTCCAAAATGCCAATGATTATATGGAAATTATTGAGACAGGTATTCCTGCCATTATAGAAAGAACCAATATTTCAGTGTCTGAAATCGTTGGCATAGGCATTGATTTTACATCTTCAACAGTTATATTTGTAGATGAACAAATGGAACCCATACACAACAGAGCAGGTTTTCAAAATAATCCGCATGCTTATGTAAAGTTATGGAAACACCATGGTGCACAAGATGAAGCAGATTTATTATTTAAGACTGCATTAGAAGCTAAAAATAGATGGTTAGGGTACTATGGATTTAACGTTAGTAGTGAATGGATGATTCCTAAAATCATGGAAGTTAACAATAAAGCGCCTGAAGTTATGGACGTTACAGCAAATATTATGGAAGCGGGCGACTGGATTGTAAATCGCCTGACTGGTCAGAATGTAAGGTCTAATTGTGGATTGGGCTTCAAATCATTTTGGGAAACAGAAACAGGTTTTCATTATGATTTATTTGATAAAGTAGATTCAAATTTATCTGATATTGTACGCACAAAGGTTGATGCACCAATAGTCAGTATAGGTGACAGTGTAGGTACTTTGTGCAAAGAGATGGCAGAAAAACTAGGTTTGTCACCAGATACACAAGTCAGTCCGTTTATCATTGATGCACACGCAAGTTTATTAGGTATCGGTTCAGAAAAAGATAAAGAAATGACCATGGTTATGGGCACTAGCACATGTCATTTAATGCTTAATAAAGAACAACATAAAGTTCCTGGAATTTCTGGATCAGTTAAAGGAGCCATCATTCCGGATTTATATGCTTATGAAGCGGGGCAAACGGCAGTAGGTGACTTGTTTGAATATGTCGCTAAGCAAGCTCCTTATGATTATGTTAAAACAGCAAAATTACGTGGAATATCTATATTTGATTTACTTAATGAAAAAGCTGCCCAACTTTATCCAGGTGAAAGTGGTCTTATTGCCTTAGATTGGCATAACGGTAATCGTAGTGTATTAAGTGATAGTAATTTAAAAGGTAGTCTATTTGGTATGAGTTTACAGACAAGACATGAGGAAATCTATCGTGCATATTTGGAAGCAACTGCATTTGGTGCAAAAATGATTATGCAACAATATCAAGGATGGCAAATGGAAGTTGATCATGTATTTGCTTGTGGAGGTATTCCTAAAAAGAATGGTTTACTGATGGAAATCTATGCCAATATATTAAATAAGAAGATTACTGTAATTGATAGTGAATATGCACCAGCAATTGGTGCAGCAATATTAGGCTCTATTTGTGGAGGTGCCCATCCTGATTTCAATTCAGCTATAAAGGCGATGAAAGAACCGGTACTTTATCAAGTAGAACCAGATCCTCAACAAGTACGTATTTATAAAAAATTATTCAGCGCTTACAAAGAATTGCATGATTTACATGGTTACAAAAAAGCACGTATTATGCGCAATGTTAGTGCACTGATGTAA
- a CDS encoding ABC transporter ATP-binding protein yields the protein MKSFLKYYKPYKGLFFIDFGSAIVVGLLELIFPLITSIYIDRLLPTNNWNLIVTFGLVLLGIFAIESVLKFVVTYWGHKLGTNIERDMRNDLYSHIQKLNFKYFDNQKSGKLIGRLTNDLMDIGEAAHHGPEDIFLSIMTLIGAFVIMLTIDVKLALITFCVVPIVFILAIYFSQKMSRAFKGLFANVSRFNELIADNVGGIRLVQAFTNERHEQQKFNSINDNFRATKLKAYNYMSWNITISHIAQKLTLVIVLIVGSYFVLHGDLSYGGIVAFIMITNVLFKPLEQINMIIELFPKAIAGFNNFREILALDPEIQDNPHATKMPTKPKTIEYKDVSFGYGETPILNHMNLTIHQGEKIALVGPSGSGKTTISSLLPRFYEVDEGDILIDGQSIRSIQLASLRSEIGVVQQDVFLFSGTLRDNIVYGHLDADETQIWNAIRNAQLETFINELPFGLDTLVGERGTKLSGGQKQRISIARMFLKDPSIIILDEATSALDIETENKIQKAFKKLSEDRTSLIIAHRLSTIKDVDRIIFIKDGQILEEGSHETLMQQDGPYKQLYTSQFAEVETF from the coding sequence TAGTTGTCGGTTTATTAGAGTTAATATTTCCACTCATAACGAGTATTTACATAGATCGTCTGTTACCAACAAATAATTGGAATCTTATTGTAACTTTTGGATTGGTATTACTAGGCATTTTTGCTATTGAATCAGTGCTTAAATTTGTTGTCACATACTGGGGTCATAAGTTAGGCACAAATATAGAGCGAGATATGCGTAATGATTTATATAGTCATATTCAAAAATTAAACTTTAAGTATTTTGATAATCAAAAGTCTGGGAAATTAATAGGACGACTAACCAATGATTTAATGGATATTGGTGAAGCAGCACATCATGGCCCAGAAGATATATTTCTATCTATTATGACTTTAATCGGTGCGTTTGTAATTATGTTAACGATTGATGTGAAATTAGCGCTTATTACATTCTGTGTCGTGCCGATTGTTTTTATATTAGCTATATATTTCAGTCAAAAAATGTCTCGAGCATTTAAAGGGTTATTCGCGAATGTATCTCGTTTTAATGAATTGATAGCAGATAATGTTGGTGGTATTAGATTAGTTCAAGCATTTACTAATGAACGTCATGAACAACAGAAATTCAATAGTATAAATGACAATTTTAGAGCTACCAAATTAAAGGCATATAATTACATGTCATGGAATATTACGATTAGTCATATCGCCCAAAAATTAACACTGGTTATTGTGTTAATCGTAGGTAGTTATTTTGTATTACATGGAGATTTAAGTTACGGCGGTATCGTAGCATTTATTATGATTACGAACGTATTATTTAAACCTTTAGAACAAATTAACATGATTATCGAATTATTTCCAAAAGCTATTGCAGGATTTAATAATTTTAGAGAAATCTTAGCATTAGATCCCGAAATACAAGATAATCCACATGCTACTAAGATGCCGACAAAGCCTAAGACGATTGAGTATAAAGATGTATCGTTTGGCTATGGGGAGACACCCATTTTAAATCATATGAATTTAACAATTCATCAAGGTGAGAAGATCGCATTAGTTGGTCCAAGCGGTAGTGGAAAGACTACAATTAGTTCGCTATTACCACGCTTTTATGAAGTAGATGAAGGTGATATTTTAATAGATGGGCAAAGTATTCGTTCTATCCAATTAGCTTCATTACGCTCAGAAATTGGAGTTGTTCAGCAAGATGTTTTCTTGTTCTCTGGCACATTAAGGGATAATATTGTCTACGGTCATTTAGATGCCGATGAAACACAGATATGGAATGCCATCCGTAACGCTCAACTAGAAACATTTATAAATGAGTTGCCATTCGGACTTGATACACTCGTAGGAGAAAGAGGTACAAAATTATCTGGTGGACAAAAACAACGTATATCGATTGCGAGAATGTTTTTGAAAGACCCATCTATTATTATTTTAGATGAAGCAACAAGTGCACTAGATATTGAAACAGAAAATAAAATTCAAAAAGCGTTTAAGAAACTTTCAGAAGATCGAACATCTTTAATTATTGCGCATAGGTTATCAACGATTAAAGATGTAGATCGTATAATATTTATAAAAGATGGACAAATATTGGAAGAGGGAAGTCATGAAACCCTTATGCAACAAGACGGTCCATATAAACAACTTTACACATCACAATTTGCGGAAGTTGAGACTTTTTAA
- a CDS encoding Glu/Leu/Phe/Val dehydrogenase has protein sequence MTEHNDLVTSTQEITKEALHKLGFDDGMYELIKEPLRFLEVRIPIRMDDGTVKTFTGYRAQHNHAVGPTKGGIRFHPDVNKEEVKALSMWMTLKCGITNLPFGGGKGGIICDPRQMSNQELERLSRGYVKAISQFVGPESDIPAPDVYTNPQIMSWMMDEYSKINRSNAFAFITGKPLSLGGSQGRNRATALGAVITIEEATKRRNIDIKGSRVAIQGFGNAGSFIAKILHDMGAKIVAISESFRALHDPDGLDVDHLVELKEQHGRVTHLFDDAIPKEQLFEVDCDILVPAALSNQITEDNAHQIKAKIIAEAANGPTTPEATRILTERDVLIIPDVLASAGGVTVSYFEWVQNNQGYYWPEAEVNMKLREKMVEAFNTIYDLAEDRKMDMRLAAYVLGIKRTAEASRFRGWA, from the coding sequence ATGACAGAACATAATGATTTAGTAACTTCAACACAAGAAATTACGAAAGAAGCTTTACATAAATTAGGTTTTGACGATGGCATGTATGAACTCATCAAAGAACCTTTAAGATTTTTAGAAGTACGTATCCCAATCCGTATGGATGACGGTACGGTTAAAACATTTACTGGTTATCGTGCACAGCACAATCACGCTGTCGGTCCTACTAAAGGTGGCATCCGTTTCCATCCCGATGTAAATAAAGAAGAAGTTAAAGCGTTATCTATGTGGATGACTCTAAAATGCGGCATCACCAACCTACCATTTGGTGGTGGTAAAGGCGGCATCATTTGTGACCCTAGACAAATGAGCAATCAAGAATTAGAACGTTTATCTCGGGGTTATGTTAAAGCAATTTCACAATTTGTTGGTCCTGAGAGTGATATCCCAGCACCAGATGTTTATACAAATCCACAAATTATGTCTTGGATGATGGATGAATATAGTAAGATTAACCGTTCCAATGCCTTTGCATTTATTACGGGTAAACCCCTTTCTTTAGGCGGTTCACAAGGCCGTAATCGTGCCACTGCGCTAGGTGCAGTCATCACAATTGAAGAAGCAACAAAGCGTAGAAATATTGATATTAAAGGATCTCGTGTTGCGATTCAAGGCTTTGGTAACGCTGGAAGCTTTATCGCAAAAATCTTACATGATATGGGTGCCAAAATTGTAGCTATATCTGAAAGTTTCAGAGCGTTACATGACCCGGATGGTTTAGATGTTGATCATCTAGTTGAACTCAAAGAACAACATGGCAGAGTCACACATTTATTTGATGATGCTATACCTAAAGAACAATTATTTGAGGTTGATTGTGATATCTTAGTACCTGCCGCACTATCTAATCAAATCACTGAGGATAATGCGCATCAAATCAAAGCAAAAATTATAGCTGAAGCAGCTAATGGACCGACAACTCCAGAAGCGACACGTATTTTAACTGAGCGCGACGTCTTGATTATTCCTGATGTCTTAGCTAGTGCTGGTGGCGTAACGGTCTCTTACTTTGAATGGGTACAAAATAATCAAGGTTACTATTGGCCTGAAGCTGAAGTTAATATGAAGCTACGTGAAAAAATGGTAGAAGCGTTTAATACAATATATGACTTAGCAGAAGATAGAAAAATGGATATGCGTTTAGCTGCTTATGTCTTAGGAATCAAACGTACTGCTGAAGCATCACGTTTCCGCGGTTGGGCTTAA
- a CDS encoding agmatinase family protein, with protein sequence MKNNIYGNVPCFLNSKNLTQKNTLDTDVIVYGAPFEGESTWGNYTGVELGPKQIRVCSARYSQYLPELNHIDISEHLTIGDVGDVPFVAHDNKQSYDNIAKFTKPLWESGKFLVGFGGEHGVTYPILKSLTETGKKVGIIHLDAHYDNMPDYEGEPYARNTPFMHLYNTDGIRNESIIHTGIHGPRNQPATGRYAQQAGAVTLTINDIREAQDLKKYAHDIYEQASQDVDVVYLTICSDVLDFAFNPGGPVDGNGITSYELLTMIHEFGKLGLCGMDYVEVYPMMDANQNSAHFVSTAVLYVLAGHVAYLNQSK encoded by the coding sequence ATGAAAAATAATATTTACGGTAATGTTCCATGTTTTTTAAATAGTAAAAACCTAACTCAAAAAAATACTTTAGACACAGATGTCATTGTTTATGGCGCACCGTTTGAAGGTGAAAGTACTTGGGGGAATTATACTGGGGTTGAATTAGGCCCAAAACAAATACGCGTTTGTTCCGCGCGTTACAGTCAATATTTACCCGAGTTAAATCATATTGATATCAGCGAACACTTAACTATTGGAGATGTGGGCGATGTTCCATTTGTAGCACACGACAATAAACAAAGCTATGATAATATTGCTAAATTCACTAAACCACTTTGGGAAAGTGGAAAGTTCTTAGTAGGCTTTGGCGGTGAACACGGTGTTACATATCCTATCCTTAAATCTTTAACAGAAACTGGTAAAAAAGTTGGCATCATACATTTAGACGCCCACTATGATAATATGCCGGACTATGAAGGTGAACCTTATGCACGTAATACACCTTTCATGCATCTTTATAATACCGATGGCATACGAAATGAAAGTATTATTCACACAGGTATTCACGGACCTCGAAACCAACCTGCTACAGGTCGTTATGCTCAACAAGCTGGGGCTGTTACTTTAACAATTAATGATATTCGTGAAGCTCAGGATTTAAAAAAATATGCACATGATATTTATGAACAAGCGAGTCAAGATGTTGATGTTGTGTATTTAACAATTTGCAGTGATGTATTAGACTTTGCATTTAATCCAGGAGGACCGGTAGATGGTAACGGCATCACCTCTTATGAATTATTAACAATGATTCATGAATTTGGTAAATTAGGTCTTTGTGGCATGGATTATGTAGAAGTATATCCAATGATGGATGCCAACCAAAACTCAGCTCACTTTGTCTCTACAGCAGTACTATATGTGCTTGCTGGCCACGTCGCTTATTTAAATCAATCAAAATAA
- a CDS encoding DeoR/GlpR family DNA-binding transcription regulator: MLPAEREQHIITFLKANKKATIHTLAKEFNVHEATIRRDLNKLEQYNHIKRTHGGVVLNDTEVWDELNFDDRETSYYYEKVAIGQKAAEFIETNDTLFIDSGSTTLHFARALAQKSNLTIITNDIHIASILKSTSNQVIVTGGTLYKDNYLLNGMMTNEALKQFNPSKLFLATPAIDLEKGVTHFNDTLASTKIQMVKQAKEIYVLTDSSKFDKVSLYHVCPNDAIDVLVTDQTNSKIDWQSYHNHFNKIITVNVNTQS, from the coding sequence ATGTTACCAGCAGAAAGAGAACAACATATTATTACATTTTTGAAAGCTAATAAAAAAGCTACGATACACACGTTAGCTAAAGAATTCAATGTACATGAAGCAACGATCCGTCGTGACTTAAATAAATTAGAACAGTACAACCACATCAAGCGGACGCATGGTGGTGTCGTATTAAATGACACGGAGGTTTGGGATGAATTAAACTTTGATGACCGTGAAACAAGTTATTATTATGAGAAAGTAGCTATAGGTCAAAAAGCTGCTGAATTTATTGAGACGAACGACACTTTGTTCATTGATTCTGGATCGACGACATTACATTTTGCGCGTGCGCTTGCACAAAAAAGCAATTTAACAATTATCACTAATGATATTCATATTGCTTCTATTTTAAAATCAACATCTAACCAAGTCATCGTTACTGGTGGTACCTTATATAAAGATAATTACTTATTGAATGGTATGATGACAAACGAAGCGCTTAAACAATTTAACCCTTCTAAATTATTTCTCGCAACACCTGCTATTGATTTAGAAAAAGGCGTTACACACTTTAATGACACACTAGCTTCTACAAAAATACAAATGGTTAAACAAGCCAAAGAAATTTATGTGCTTACTGACAGTTCTAAATTTGACAAAGTGTCTCTTTATCACGTTTGTCCTAATGACGCAATCGATGTATTGGTAACGGACCAAACTAACTCAAAAATTGATTGGCAAAGTTATCACAATCATTTTAATAAAATCATTACAGTAAATGTAAACACACAATCTTAA
- a CDS encoding alcohol dehydrogenase catalytic domain-containing protein, which translates to MKIQSNAFRLTEPGQFEQATLIHDYDDRDIIIRPTKASVCHADLRYYTGNRRPEALAKKLPMALFHEGIGIVEDSKHSDFIPGDKVVIVPNIPSYLRKQTFAPSPYQDNYDEHALFMGSGFDGICQDQLVVPGDNVVKVPDTLDEDVALLAELCSVSLFPINQLEHITTDDSPQVAIFGDGPVGYLAATALHYIYGIKQEQLLVFGAIEEKLAAFESFATTHLVFDYDFKQHRGVHTVFECAGGKFSESAINQAIDLIDRQGHIVLMGVTEERVGINTRDVLEKGLTFSGSSRSTKREFEQLINAFSNKQYQKALRQLIPDTYYHIYNTNDLKVALDDTTANKGWKKTYLQYHWEND; encoded by the coding sequence ATGAAAATTCAATCGAATGCTTTTCGATTAACTGAACCTGGTCAATTCGAACAAGCTACACTTATTCATGACTACGACGATAGAGATATTATTATTAGACCAACTAAAGCAAGTGTCTGTCATGCAGATTTACGCTATTACACAGGCAATCGTCGTCCTGAAGCACTCGCAAAAAAATTACCTATGGCATTGTTTCATGAGGGAATTGGTATCGTTGAAGACTCCAAGCATTCAGATTTCATCCCAGGTGACAAGGTTGTCATTGTTCCAAATATTCCTTCTTACCTACGTAAACAAACTTTTGCACCTTCTCCTTATCAAGATAATTATGATGAACATGCTTTATTTATGGGAAGTGGCTTTGATGGTATATGCCAAGATCAACTGGTTGTGCCTGGAGACAATGTAGTTAAAGTACCTGATACTTTAGATGAAGACGTTGCTTTGTTAGCAGAGTTATGTTCTGTTTCGTTATTCCCTATCAATCAACTTGAACATATCACTACAGATGACTCTCCTCAAGTTGCCATATTCGGTGATGGCCCCGTTGGTTACTTAGCAGCTACAGCATTACATTATATTTACGGTATAAAACAAGAACAATTGTTAGTGTTTGGAGCCATCGAAGAAAAGTTAGCTGCTTTCGAAAGTTTTGCAACGACTCATTTAGTCTTTGACTATGATTTCAAACAACATCGTGGCGTACATACTGTCTTTGAATGTGCTGGAGGCAAATTCTCTGAATCTGCTATTAACCAAGCCATCGATTTAATTGATAGACAAGGTCATATTGTATTAATGGGGGTCACTGAGGAGCGTGTCGGTATCAATACGCGCGATGTACTTGAAAAAGGGTTAACATTTTCAGGAAGTTCTCGTAGTACAAAACGCGAATTCGAACAGCTTATCAATGCATTCAGCAACAAGCAATACCAGAAAGCGTTAAGACAATTAATTCCTGACACTTATTATCATATTTATAATACAAATGATTTAAAAGTAGCGTTAGATGATACAACAGCAAACAAAGGATGGAAGAAAACTTATTTACAATATCATTGGGAAAATGACTAA
- a CDS encoding Nramp family divalent metal transporter, giving the protein MLKSAKKVLRSLGPGMIITASFIGPGTVTTMTQGGAGFGYSLLWAVAFSIIATIVLQEMIIRLSLVTREGLGEAIQDLFKNKFGKLIIVWFTLIAVTIGCAAYISGDLIGTSLGASYLLNLPEHWVAPVIGVIILLIGLFGNYRFLEKIMLLLMVIMGIIFITTMIVIKPDVIGILKGIFVPTIPNGSILTVIALIGTTVVPYNFFIHSTAVHERFGHIKELKFARWDTVISISVGGIISAAILISAATLIQGKEVTSVIQLAGPLEPVLGDAAPITISVGLFAAGLSSAIASPTGAAATISSLLGWQGGMKSKKYKTVFTIIIIIGIISSALGFEPLQVLLIAQALNGIILPIVAILIFIIINKKNLMGHFTNTIWLNIIGGIVVLVVSFLGIYSLIDAISNFMS; this is encoded by the coding sequence TTGCTAAAAAGTGCTAAGAAAGTTTTACGTTCACTTGGTCCAGGAATGATTATTACAGCCTCTTTCATTGGTCCAGGCACTGTGACGACCATGACTCAAGGTGGCGCAGGATTTGGCTATAGTTTACTTTGGGCGGTAGCATTTTCCATCATCGCTACAATTGTACTGCAAGAGATGATTATTCGGTTATCACTTGTCACCCGTGAGGGCTTGGGCGAAGCCATCCAAGACTTATTTAAAAATAAATTTGGCAAGCTGATTATAGTTTGGTTCACTTTAATTGCTGTAACTATTGGTTGTGCAGCATATATAAGTGGTGACTTGATTGGCACCTCACTTGGTGCTTCCTATTTACTAAATTTGCCTGAACATTGGGTAGCACCCGTAATCGGTGTCATTATATTACTCATCGGCTTATTTGGTAATTATCGTTTTTTAGAAAAAATAATGCTCTTACTCATGGTTATCATGGGCATTATATTTATTACTACTATGATTGTTATTAAACCAGATGTTATAGGTATCTTAAAAGGTATCTTTGTACCTACAATACCAAATGGTTCAATCCTCACGGTTATTGCACTTATTGGTACAACAGTTGTGCCTTACAATTTCTTCATCCATTCTACTGCAGTCCATGAACGGTTTGGTCATATAAAAGAATTAAAATTTGCACGTTGGGACACAGTCATCTCCATCTCAGTTGGCGGTATTATATCCGCAGCGATATTAATCTCTGCAGCCACTTTAATCCAAGGTAAGGAGGTTACAAGTGTGATACAACTTGCAGGCCCGCTAGAACCCGTGTTAGGTGATGCGGCTCCAATCACAATCAGTGTTGGTTTGTTTGCTGCAGGTTTATCATCAGCTATTGCTTCCCCCACAGGTGCTGCCGCTACTATTAGCAGCCTACTCGGATGGCAAGGCGGTATGAAAAGTAAAAAGTATAAGACAGTGTTTACTATTATCATAATTATAGGTATTATCAGTTCGGCCTTAGGCTTTGAACCGCTTCAAGTATTACTCATTGCTCAAGCCTTAAATGGTATCATTTTACCTATTGTGGCCATTTTAATTTTTATTATTATTAATAAGAAGAACTTAATGGGTCACTTTACTAATACCATTTGGCTTAATATTATCGGGGGAATAGTAGTTTTAGTCGTAAGCTTTTTAGGTATTTATAGTTTAATAGATGCTATTAGTAACTTTATGTCCTAA